Proteins from one Mycobacterium adipatum genomic window:
- a CDS encoding TIGR03086 family metal-binding protein: MTTASARTAAVLSGVREDQLDAPTPCTALSVREVVAHVGQLAPAFGAAAAKDLGDLTDSPPGVGGYVLDEGWRGDYPARLAALAEAWQTPQAWAGMTRVGAVDLPGEVCGLVALTEVLVHGWDIAVATGQAYSVDDDTAAVLLDHLVTFTAGGPVEGLFGPPVTVGADVGAFDRALAVSGRDPAWRRV; encoded by the coding sequence ATGACGACAGCAAGTGCGCGCACCGCCGCGGTGCTCAGCGGCGTGCGCGAGGATCAACTGGACGCTCCGACGCCGTGCACGGCACTGTCCGTGCGTGAAGTGGTTGCCCACGTCGGGCAACTGGCACCGGCTTTCGGGGCCGCGGCGGCCAAGGATCTCGGTGACCTCACCGACAGCCCGCCCGGTGTGGGCGGCTATGTGCTCGACGAAGGCTGGCGCGGGGACTATCCCGCCCGGCTCGCCGCCTTGGCCGAGGCGTGGCAGACGCCGCAGGCCTGGGCGGGGATGACCCGCGTCGGCGCGGTCGACCTACCCGGCGAGGTGTGCGGGCTGGTAGCACTGACCGAGGTGCTGGTGCACGGCTGGGACATTGCGGTCGCCACCGGCCAGGCCTACTCCGTGGATGACGACACCGCCGCGGTGCTGCTGGACCACCTGGTCACGTTCACCGCAGGTGGCCCGGTCGAGGGGTTGTTCGGCCCGCCGGTGACCGTCGGGGCCGACGTGGGTGCCTTTGATCGTGCGCTCGCCGTGAGTGGACGCGACCCGGCATGGCGCCGGGTGTGA
- a CDS encoding LLM class F420-dependent oxidoreductase: MDFAFKTSPQNTTWSDMLAIWKAADTIDVFQSGWTFDHFYPIFSDSTGPCLEGWTTLTALAQATERLRVGVLVTGIHYRHPAVLANMAAALDIISNGRLELGIGAGWNEEESGAYGIELGSIKERFDRFEEACEILKNLLSQETTTFDGKFYQLKDARNEPKGPQQPHPPFCIGGSGEKRTLKITAKYADHWNFVGGPPEEFARKRDVLAAHCADIGRDPKEITLSAHIRLGEDRNYRRVIEDAIALGAEGLDLAIIYLPPPYDTAVLEPLAEAIRDSGLLTSA, translated from the coding sequence GTGGACTTTGCCTTCAAAACCTCACCGCAGAACACGACCTGGTCCGACATGCTGGCCATCTGGAAAGCGGCGGACACCATCGACGTCTTTCAGTCCGGCTGGACCTTCGACCACTTCTATCCGATTTTCTCCGACTCCACCGGCCCGTGTCTGGAGGGTTGGACCACGCTGACGGCGTTGGCCCAGGCCACCGAGCGGCTGCGCGTCGGTGTGCTGGTAACCGGTATTCACTATCGGCACCCCGCGGTGCTGGCCAATATGGCCGCCGCGCTGGACATCATCTCGAATGGCCGGCTCGAGCTCGGGATCGGCGCCGGCTGGAACGAGGAGGAGTCCGGCGCCTACGGCATCGAGCTGGGCAGCATCAAGGAACGCTTCGACCGTTTCGAGGAGGCCTGCGAGATCCTCAAGAATCTGCTCAGCCAGGAGACGACCACCTTCGACGGGAAGTTCTACCAGCTCAAGGACGCGCGCAACGAACCCAAGGGCCCGCAGCAGCCGCACCCGCCATTCTGCATCGGCGGCAGCGGCGAGAAGCGCACCTTGAAGATCACCGCGAAGTACGCCGATCACTGGAACTTCGTCGGCGGGCCGCCGGAGGAGTTCGCCCGCAAGCGCGACGTGCTCGCCGCACACTGCGCCGATATCGGCCGGGACCCGAAGGAGATCACCCTGTCGGCGCATATCCGCCTCGGCGAGGACCGGAACTACCGCCGGGTGATCGAGGACGCCATCGCCCTGGGAGCCGAGGGATTGGACCTGGCGATCATCTATCTGCCGCCGCCGTATGACACCGCGGTGCTGGAGCCACTCGCGGAGGCCATCCGGGATTCCGGGCTGCTGACCAGCGCTTAA
- a CDS encoding PHP domain-containing protein, with protein MEPVDPVHALRRIAYYKDRAREDSRRVMAYRKAADVVEAMTPEHREKVGKANSWQSLPGIGPKTAKVIAQAWAGQEPDTLVQLRAAAADLGGGEIRAAIKGDLHLHSNWSDGSAPIEEMMATAQSLGHEYCALTDHSPRLTIANGLSPERLRRQLDVIDELRERFRPMRILTGIEVDILDDGTLDQEPELLERLDIVVASVHSKLKMDAAAMTRRMVRAVSGGQADVLGHCTGRLVEGGRGTRPESAFDAEAVFTACRDNGVAVEINSRPERRDPPSRLLDLALQIGCDFSIDTDAHAPGQLDFLGYGAQRALDAGVPADRIVNTWSADRLLEWAH; from the coding sequence ATGGAACCCGTCGACCCCGTGCATGCGCTGCGTCGCATCGCCTATTACAAGGACCGGGCCCGGGAGGACTCGCGCCGGGTGATGGCCTACCGCAAGGCGGCCGATGTGGTGGAGGCGATGACCCCCGAGCACCGGGAGAAGGTCGGCAAGGCCAACAGCTGGCAGTCGCTGCCGGGCATCGGGCCGAAGACCGCGAAGGTGATCGCCCAGGCCTGGGCGGGACAGGAGCCCGACACCCTGGTCCAATTGCGCGCGGCGGCAGCCGATCTCGGCGGCGGGGAGATTCGAGCGGCGATCAAGGGTGACCTGCATCTGCACTCGAACTGGTCCGACGGATCCGCCCCCATCGAGGAGATGATGGCGACCGCACAATCGCTCGGTCACGAATACTGCGCGCTGACCGATCATTCACCGCGGCTGACCATCGCCAACGGGCTCTCACCGGAGCGCCTGCGTCGACAGCTCGATGTCATCGACGAACTGCGCGAACGATTTAGGCCAATGCGCATCTTGACCGGGATCGAGGTCGACATCCTCGACGACGGGACCCTGGACCAGGAACCGGAACTGCTCGAGCGGCTCGACATCGTGGTGGCCAGCGTGCACTCGAAGCTGAAGATGGACGCTGCGGCCATGACCCGCCGCATGGTGCGGGCAGTGTCCGGCGGCCAGGCCGACGTACTCGGTCACTGCACCGGCCGGCTGGTGGAAGGGGGTCGGGGGACGCGCCCTGAATCCGCATTCGACGCCGAGGCGGTGTTCACGGCCTGTCGCGACAACGGTGTTGCGGTGGAGATCAACTCGCGTCCCGAGCGGCGTGATCCACCGTCGCGGCTGCTGGACCTGGCGCTGCAGATCGGCTGCGATTTCTCGATCGACACCGATGCCCATGCTCCCGGCCAGCTGGACTTCCTCGGCTACGGCGCGCAACGTGCGTTGGACGCCGGGGTGCCGGCCGACCGCATCGTCAACACCTGGTCGGCCGACCGGCTGCTGGAGTGGGCGCATTGA
- a CDS encoding glutamate synthase subunit beta has translation MADPNGFLKHTVRQTPARRPVDLRLKDWKEVYEEFPEETLKVQASRCMDCGIPFCHNGCPLGNLIPEWNDLVYRDRWRDAIERLHATNNFPEFTGRLCPAPCEASCVLGINQDAVTIKQVEVEIIDHAWDNGWVTPMIPTVRTMKKVAVVGSGPAGLAAAQQLTRAGHSVTVFERADRIGGLLRYGIPEFKMEKRHIDRRLEQMTAEGTQFRTGVNVGVDVTVEQLNEDFDAVVLAGGATAWRDLPIPGRELDGIHQAMEYLPWANRMQQGDDVAGPDGEPPITAKGKKVVIIGGGDTGADCLGTAHRQGAASVHQFEIMPRPPEHRADSTPWPTYPLMFRVASAHEEGGERVFSVNTEQFVGSDGHLTSLKVHEVEMKAGKFEKVQGSDFDLDADIVFLAMGFVGPEREGLLTDLGVEFTERGNVARDKDFQTTIPGVFVAGDMGRGQSLIVWAIAEGRAAAAGVDRYLMGQSALPRPIEPTAAPQR, from the coding sequence GTGGCTGATCCGAATGGCTTCCTCAAGCACACCGTCCGCCAGACCCCGGCCCGCCGGCCGGTGGACCTTCGCCTGAAGGACTGGAAAGAGGTCTACGAGGAGTTCCCCGAGGAGACCCTCAAGGTCCAGGCCTCCCGTTGCATGGATTGCGGTATTCCGTTCTGCCACAACGGCTGCCCCCTGGGAAACCTCATCCCGGAGTGGAACGACCTGGTGTACCGGGACCGCTGGCGCGATGCCATCGAACGGCTGCACGCCACCAACAACTTCCCGGAGTTCACCGGGCGGCTGTGCCCGGCGCCGTGCGAGGCGTCCTGTGTGCTGGGAATCAACCAGGATGCGGTGACCATCAAGCAGGTCGAGGTCGAGATCATCGACCACGCGTGGGACAACGGCTGGGTCACGCCGATGATCCCGACGGTGCGCACCATGAAGAAGGTTGCGGTCGTCGGATCCGGGCCCGCCGGGCTCGCCGCCGCCCAGCAGCTGACCAGGGCCGGCCACTCGGTCACCGTGTTCGAGCGTGCCGACCGCATCGGTGGGCTGCTGCGGTACGGCATCCCCGAGTTCAAGATGGAGAAGCGCCACATCGACCGTCGTCTGGAGCAGATGACGGCCGAGGGCACCCAGTTCCGCACCGGCGTCAACGTCGGCGTCGACGTCACCGTCGAGCAACTGAACGAGGACTTCGACGCTGTCGTGCTGGCCGGCGGCGCGACCGCCTGGCGCGATCTGCCGATTCCGGGGCGCGAGCTCGACGGGATCCATCAGGCCATGGAGTACCTGCCCTGGGCCAACCGGATGCAGCAGGGCGATGACGTGGCGGGCCCGGACGGCGAGCCGCCGATCACCGCCAAGGGCAAGAAGGTCGTCATCATCGGCGGTGGCGATACCGGCGCGGACTGCCTGGGCACCGCACACCGCCAGGGGGCGGCGAGCGTGCACCAGTTCGAGATCATGCCGCGCCCGCCGGAGCACCGTGCGGACTCCACCCCGTGGCCGACCTACCCGCTGATGTTCCGGGTGGCCTCGGCGCACGAAGAGGGCGGCGAACGGGTGTTCTCGGTGAACACCGAGCAGTTCGTCGGGTCCGATGGCCACCTGACCTCGTTGAAGGTGCACGAGGTCGAGATGAAGGCCGGCAAGTTCGAGAAGGTGCAGGGTTCGGATTTCGATCTCGACGCCGATATCGTCTTCCTGGCCATGGGCTTCGTCGGACCGGAACGGGAAGGTCTGCTGACCGACCTCGGCGTCGAGTTCACCGAACGCGGCAACGTCGCGCGGGACAAGGACTTCCAGACCACCATCCCCGGCGTCTTCGTCGCCGGTGACATGGGCCGGGGCCAGTCGCTGATCGTATGGGCCATCGCGGAGGGCCGGGCAGCGGCCGCCGGGGTGGATCGCTACCTGATGGGGCAGTCGGCGCTGCCCCGCCCGATCGAGCCGACGGCGGCACCCCAGCGGTAG